The Sporosarcina ureae genome includes a region encoding these proteins:
- the spxA gene encoding transcriptional regulator SpxA, whose product MGVTLYTSPSCTSCRKAKAWLEEHEIPYTERNIFSEPLNIQEIKQILRMTEDGTDEIISTRSKIFQKLNVDVESLPLQRLYELIQEHPGLLRRPIILDEKRLQVGYNEDEIRRFLPRKVRAYQLLEARRMVN is encoded by the coding sequence ATGGGTGTCACACTTTATACATCGCCTAGTTGTACATCTTGTAGAAAAGCAAAAGCATGGTTGGAGGAACATGAGATTCCGTATACAGAGCGTAATATCTTCTCTGAACCATTAAATATTCAAGAGATCAAACAAATTCTTCGCATGACAGAAGATGGTACTGACGAAATTATTTCAACACGATCCAAGATTTTTCAAAAGCTAAATGTTGACGTGGAAAGTCTTCCACTTCAAAGACTATATGAATTGATACAAGAACATCCAGGTCTTTTAAGAAGACCAATCATTCTAGATGAAAAAAGACTCCAAGTAGGGTATAATGAAGATGAGATTCGTCGTTTCCTACCGAGAAAAGTTAGAGCCTATCAGCTGCTCGAAGCGCGGCGAATGGTAAACTAA
- the fabF gene encoding beta-ketoacyl-ACP synthase II, with product MEKRRVVVTGIGGISPVGNSAEESWEAVLAGKSGIDVMTRLDQEKFPVSVMAEVKGFDIEEYVSRKDARKMDRFTHYAVASAMMAMKDANLELEGDLALRTGVWIGSGIGGMESHETQFNTFLEKGYRRVSPFFVPMMIPDMAAGQVSIFTGAKGINSCSVTACASGTNSIGDAFEVILRGDADVMITGGTEAPITSLAVAGFIASTALSLNDDPTKASRPFDKNRDGFVMGEGAGIMILEEYEHAVARGAKIYAEIVGYGSTGDAHHITAPAPGGEGGARAMQQALAKAGVEPTQVDYINAHGTSTPYNDLFETMAAKAVFGDHAYKLAMSSTKSMTGHLLGAAGGIEAIFTVKALQEGILPPTMNYETPDPECDLDYVVNEARKADITYAMSNSLGFGGHNASLVFKKI from the coding sequence TTGGAAAAACGACGTGTAGTAGTAACGGGTATAGGTGGAATTTCTCCGGTAGGTAACTCAGCTGAAGAGTCATGGGAAGCAGTGTTAGCAGGAAAATCGGGTATTGACGTCATGACAAGACTGGATCAAGAGAAATTTCCAGTCAGTGTAATGGCAGAAGTTAAAGGTTTTGATATCGAAGAATACGTGTCACGTAAAGATGCTCGTAAAATGGACCGGTTCACGCACTATGCAGTCGCATCCGCGATGATGGCAATGAAAGATGCGAACTTGGAACTAGAAGGTGACCTAGCGCTTCGTACAGGCGTTTGGATCGGTTCTGGGATCGGTGGAATGGAGTCACATGAGACACAATTCAATACTTTCCTTGAAAAAGGCTATCGACGTGTCAGTCCGTTTTTCGTTCCCATGATGATTCCGGATATGGCTGCAGGACAAGTCTCCATTTTCACAGGTGCTAAAGGAATCAACTCTTGTTCTGTGACAGCTTGTGCATCAGGTACCAACTCTATCGGAGATGCATTTGAAGTAATTCTGCGTGGAGATGCAGACGTTATGATCACAGGTGGAACTGAAGCACCCATCACGTCACTTGCAGTAGCGGGCTTCATCGCAAGCACAGCATTATCTTTAAATGATGATCCTACAAAAGCTTCCCGTCCGTTCGATAAAAATCGTGATGGTTTTGTAATGGGTGAAGGTGCAGGAATTATGATATTGGAAGAATACGAGCATGCGGTTGCGCGTGGCGCGAAGATCTATGCAGAAATCGTTGGCTACGGCTCCACTGGAGATGCGCACCATATTACAGCGCCAGCGCCAGGCGGAGAAGGTGGCGCGCGTGCGATGCAACAAGCATTAGCAAAAGCGGGTGTTGAACCTACGCAAGTGGATTATATTAATGCGCACGGCACGAGCACACCGTATAATGATTTATTTGAGACAATGGCAGCGAAGGCCGTGTTTGGTGATCATGCATATAAGTTGGCGATGAGTTCAACTAAGTCAATGACGGGTCATTTGCTTGGTGCAGCTGGCGGTATTGAAGCGATCTTCACTGTCAAGGCGTTGCAGGAAGGGATTTTACCTCCTACGATGAATTATGAGACACCGGATCCAGAGTGTGATTTGGATTACGTAGTGAATGAGGCGCGCAAGGCGGATATTACGTATGCTATGAGTAACTCTCTTGGCTTTGGCGGACATAATGCTTCGTTGGTGTTTAAGAAGATATAA
- the trpS gene encoding tryptophan--tRNA ligase has protein sequence MKTIFSGVQPTGVITLGNYIGAFRQFVELQNDEECIFCIVDQHAITVQQNPDDLKQAIRSLAATYIASGIDPNKSTLFIQSEVPAHAQAGWIMQCISYIGELERMTQFKDKSDGAEGVSAALLTYPPLMAADILLYNTDIVPVGEDQKQHLELTRDLAERFNSRYGKVLTIPTVRIPKNGARIKSLQDPLKKMSKSDPNKKATITILDTPKEIEKKIKSAVTDSEGIVKFDVENKPGVSNLLIIESSLSGLSIEKLEAKYEGQGYGAFKAGVADAINEHLAGIQKRYHELINSPELDAILDQGAEKANTIASTTLKKMEAAMGLGRTR, from the coding sequence ATGAAAACCATTTTTTCAGGCGTACAACCAACAGGTGTCATCACATTAGGAAACTACATTGGCGCATTTCGTCAATTCGTTGAACTACAAAACGACGAGGAGTGTATTTTTTGTATCGTAGATCAGCACGCAATCACAGTACAACAAAATCCTGATGACTTAAAACAAGCGATTCGTTCATTAGCCGCAACGTATATCGCAAGTGGAATTGATCCAAATAAATCCACATTGTTTATCCAATCAGAAGTTCCAGCTCATGCACAGGCTGGATGGATCATGCAATGCATTTCGTACATTGGCGAACTCGAGCGTATGACACAGTTTAAAGACAAATCAGATGGAGCAGAAGGTGTCTCTGCCGCACTTCTTACCTACCCTCCATTAATGGCTGCGGACATTTTATTGTATAACACGGATATCGTGCCTGTCGGGGAAGATCAGAAGCAACATTTAGAGCTAACTAGAGATCTAGCAGAGCGTTTCAATAGCCGTTATGGAAAAGTATTGACCATTCCAACCGTTCGTATTCCTAAAAATGGAGCTCGGATAAAATCTTTACAAGATCCACTGAAAAAGATGAGTAAATCTGATCCAAATAAAAAAGCGACGATTACGATTTTAGACACACCAAAAGAAATTGAAAAGAAAATTAAAAGTGCAGTAACCGATTCAGAAGGTATCGTGAAATTTGATGTAGAAAACAAACCAGGTGTTTCTAATTTATTAATTATCGAATCTTCATTGAGTGGTTTATCCATAGAAAAATTAGAAGCAAAATACGAAGGCCAAGGCTACGGAGCATTTAAAGCGGGTGTCGCTGATGCGATTAACGAACACTTAGCTGGAATCCAAAAACGTTATCACGAATTAATCAACTCTCCTGAACTCGATGCAATCCTCGACCAAGGAGCTGAAAAAGCAAACACCATCGCTTCCACCACACTCAAAAAGATGGAGGCCGCGATGGGCTTGGGACGTACACGGTAA